Proteins encoded together in one Terriglobales bacterium window:
- a CDS encoding DinB family protein, whose protein sequence is MAPSAVAVPADVREVLLEIWAANERMNQLILEHLDPRAWQAKLSGSKGRTIAAIFAHVHNIRRKWLRLSAPHLKLPAQANRTHSTQKQLKAAFAQSAQRCAEMLADALAASPARVKTFRRDGWAQSWPAGPTMLAYMFAHEAHHRGQVMMLAHQLGFPLPGNINYGLWDWDRLWKQCGFETRPR, encoded by the coding sequence ATGGCCCCCAGCGCTGTCGCTGTGCCTGCGGATGTCCGCGAAGTTTTGCTCGAGATTTGGGCGGCCAACGAGCGCATGAACCAACTCATCCTCGAGCATCTCGATCCCCGCGCCTGGCAGGCAAAGCTCTCCGGTTCTAAGGGACGCACCATCGCTGCCATCTTCGCCCACGTCCACAATATCCGGCGGAAGTGGTTGAGGCTTTCGGCGCCGCATCTGAAACTTCCTGCTCAGGCCAACCGCACCCATTCAACGCAGAAACAGCTCAAAGCCGCATTCGCGCAAAGCGCGCAACGCTGTGCAGAAATGCTGGCAGATGCCTTGGCAGCCTCCCCGGCGCGCGTCAAAACATTCCGTCGCGACGGCTGGGCGCAGTCATGGCCCGCCGGCCCAACCATGCTCGCTTACATGTTTGCTCACGAAGCCCATCATCGCGGCCAGGTCATGATGCTGGCCCATCAGCTCGGATTTCCGCTCCCCGGGAATATTAACTACGGACTCTGGGATTGGGACAGGCTTTGGAAACAGTGCGGCTTCGAGACCCGCCCACGCTGA